AATTTTAAAAACTGGGTATCAAGTTTTAAGAGAAAAAACAAAAAAATCAATTCAAAATAGATTTTTAGAAGAAGACGTTCATTAAAGGGAGAAAAATGAAAATAGGATTATTTGGTGGGTCTTTTAACCCTGTTCACAATGGACATATAAAAATTGCTGAATATGCTTATAAAAATATAGGTTTAGACAAAATTTATTTTATACCAACAGCAGTCAGCCCATTTAAAAAGAATAATAAAGTTGCTAAGAATGAAGATAGAGTTAACATGTTGGAGTTAGCGCTTGAAGATTCTAAAATGAATTATGAAGTTTCTCATTTTGAACTTAAGCGTGGGGGTGTGAGTTACACATTTGAAACAATAAGATACTTTAAACAAAAATTCCCAAATGATGAATTATTTTTTATTATGGGATCAGATCTTTTACCTAAATTTCACAAATGAGAATATGTTGATGAAATGACACAAAAATGTAAGTTTGTCGTTTATAAAAGAACAAAAAATATTAACAAAATTAATGTAAAAAAATTTAATTTATTGTTAATGAACAATCCTATTACAAATGAATCTTCAACAGACATTCGTTCAGGACAGTTAAATCAAACTTGTTTAAAAGTTAACCAATATATTGGAAATAATTTTTTGTATGCTAATGAAATTATTCACTCAATATTAAGCGCTAGACGTGCTAAACATTGTGTTGCTACAGCTGAATTTGCAGCAAAATTAGCTAAAAGTTTTAAATATGATGCAAAAATTGCTTATTATGCAGGATTATTTCATGATATATGTAAAGAAATGAATGAAGATTCTTTTAGGAATTTTTTAGGTCAATTTTACTTTGATATAAATGATAAAAATAAATATCCTTTTCACAAGTTGCACCAAATGGCAGGAGCTCATTGAGTCAGAGACATATATATGAATGAGAATAAAGATATTTTTAATGCCATTTATATTCATACAACTTTATCGCCTGAGCTTAGTGTTCTTGATAAAATAATATTTATAGCTGATAAGATTTGTGATGGAAGAGCATTTGATGGAGTTCAAAAACTAAGAAAAATTGCTTTAGAAAATTTTGATGAAGGTTTTAAAGAAGTTGTCCGCAGAACTTATCATTATAATTTGGAAAAAGGTGTCAAATTCACAATTGAACAATTAAATGTTTATAATAAATGAATGAAAGATTAAAATGAAAAATTTAATAAGGGTACAAAAAATAATAGCACAGTCTGGTATTGCATCAAGGCGTGCTGCAGAGCAATTAATTATTGAAGGAAAAGTGTTAATTAATGGCAAAAAAGCATTGCTTGGTGATAAAGCTTCCTTTGATGATGAAATAAAAGTGAATAATAAAATTATTCATGTTTCTAATTCAAAAAATTTTATTTATATCCTATTAAATAAGCCAAAAAATACAATTACCACTGTTAAAGATCCTAATGGAAGAAAAACTGTGATAGATTTAATTGAAACTAAAGAAAGGATTGTTCCAGTTGGCAGGTTAGATAGAGATACTACAGGTGCGCTTCTTTTAACAACTGATTATGAATTAGTTAATAAATTAACACATCCTAGATATGAAATACAAAGAACATATAGAGTTAGGATAGACGAACCATTGTCTCTTAGAAAATTTAAAGAATTAAATTCAGGAGTTATTGTTAATGGAAAAATGAGTTATCAAATAGTTGATCAAGTAGAAACTAAAAGTTATCTTGTAACTTTGCATGTTGGATCATACCATCATGTAAAAAAATTGTTTGAATCAATAGGGCATAAAGTTATTAACTTAAAAAGAGTTAGTTTTGCAAATTTAAATGTTGAAAAAATGCAAGAAGGAAGTTATAGAGCCTTAAGCTTTAAGGAATTAAAAGATTTAAAATCCTTAATAAAAATGCAAGAGTTAAAATGAGAAAAAAAACAAAACTAAAATTTTATTTGTGTATTTTTTCTCCAATTTATTTAAGCCCCATTTTAACAAGTTGCCAAAGTAGTTTTTGAGATCAACAAAATATATTTGAATCTGAATTTCATAGGGATTTTTTTCGCCAATATTCCTTATATAAAGGAACTTGAGAAAAAATTTTAAATTTTGTAAAAGATGAAAAAAATATAAATAGTTATTATCTTGAAAACTATAAAAAAGTAAAAGAAATTGATGATGCTTGACGAAAAACAATAGATGTAATAACTGAAAAAGGAAATAGAAAAAACTTATTAAATGAAAAATATTACTATTCAAGTTTTGGATATTTCGATGAGAACAACAATTTCAATGAAACAGATATTTTTTCAGATAATAAGAAAGTTAATATTGTTCATGAATTAACAAAAGACCCTGAAGATAAGTCTTTAAATATTAGAACTATGATGACATATATTTCTTACATTAATTATGAAATGAATAGCATTATTCAAGATTGAATTAAAAGATTAGAGAATGACTCAGTATTCTATCTATTTTATAGACAATTTATAAATCATAAAGGGTGACCATTTTTTAGAAATCACGGTTCTAGAGGTCTTGATCGTCAAAAGGTATTTTTTGATAATTTAATAGGATACTCAAATAGGATGGAAAGTGAATTTCAATCTCGTTATTATGATAGCAGTAGAATAAAAGTTGATTATAAAAAAATAATTAATTCTAATCCAGAAGAAAATTATGGCCATTCTCATGCTTTGATTAATTTGTGAAATGAATGAAATGGTTCAATTGTACCCAAAATTAATGAAAAGAATCATGAAAGAATTTGAGATAATAATTTAATTTATTCTGTTGTTAATTTTTTCAAATCTATCTATAAAAAAGCAGAAAAAATAAAATTAAAAAATAATGCAAATTTAATTTTAAGATTACAAAACAAGACTAACAGTGAAGAAATTATTGATCTAGATATAAAAAAATTATTTGATAACTTTTTATTACAAATAGTTGATGATTTCGAGAATTGAAACATTAAAATTTATTATCCTGAAAAAGATTATAGGGATTTAGAGTATATCTTTAAAGATAATTTTGAAGAATTAATGTCAATAGCATCTAAAATTGAAAGAATTATTAATAATTATAAAAACTAATTATAATTGTTATTAATTATTGAATTTAATTCCCTGATAGAAAGTGAGAATAAAATGAGCACAATGTTGGACGTAACTATTGCATAT
The genomic region above belongs to Mycoplasma tauri and contains:
- a CDS encoding nicotinate-nucleotide adenylyltransferase, with the translated sequence MKIGLFGGSFNPVHNGHIKIAEYAYKNIGLDKIYFIPTAVSPFKKNNKVAKNEDRVNMLELALEDSKMNYEVSHFELKRGGVSYTFETIRYFKQKFPNDELFFIMGSDLLPKFHKWEYVDEMTQKCKFVVYKRTKNINKINVKKFNLLLMNNPITNESSTDIRSGQLNQTCLKVNQYIGNNFLYANEIIHSILSARRAKHCVATAEFAAKLAKSFKYDAKIAYYAGLFHDICKEMNEDSFRNFLGQFYFDINDKNKYPFHKLHQMAGAHWVRDIYMNENKDIFNAIYIHTTLSPELSVLDKIIFIADKICDGRAFDGVQKLRKIALENFDEGFKEVVRRTYHYNLEKGVKFTIEQLNVYNKWMKD
- a CDS encoding pseudouridine synthase, whose protein sequence is MKNLIRVQKIIAQSGIASRRAAEQLIIEGKVLINGKKALLGDKASFDDEIKVNNKIIHVSNSKNFIYILLNKPKNTITTVKDPNGRKTVIDLIETKERIVPVGRLDRDTTGALLLTTDYELVNKLTHPRYEIQRTYRVRIDEPLSLRKFKELNSGVIVNGKMSYQIVDQVETKSYLVTLHVGSYHHVKKLFESIGHKVINLKRVSFANLNVEKMQEGSYRALSFKELKDLKSLIKMQELKWEKKQN
- a CDS encoding MAG0770 family lipoprotein gives rise to the protein MRKKTKLKFYLCIFSPIYLSPILTSCQSSFWDQQNIFESEFHRDFFRQYSLYKGTWEKILNFVKDEKNINSYYLENYKKVKEIDDAWRKTIDVITEKGNRKNLLNEKYYYSSFGYFDENNNFNETDIFSDNKKVNIVHELTKDPEDKSLNIRTMMTYISYINYEMNSIIQDWIKRLENDSVFYLFYRQFINHKGWPFFRNHGSRGLDRQKVFFDNLIGYSNRMESEFQSRYYDSSRIKVDYKKIINSNPEENYGHSHALINLWNEWNGSIVPKINEKNHERIWDNNLIYSVVNFFKSIYKKAEKIKLKNNANLILRLQNKTNSEEIIDLDIKKLFDNFLLQIVDDFENWNIKIYYPEKDYRDLEYIFKDNFEELMSIASKIERIINNYKN